Proteins co-encoded in one Haladaptatus sp. ZSTT2 genomic window:
- a CDS encoding methyltransferase family protein, which translates to MHPLARSALFTLIGPGTVTVLVPYILLTGFPLMFVLSLGPLRYLGITLFLIGIGIYTTTVALFAAAGGTPAPSDEPQSLVSAGLYGVVRNPMYVGVLSIVFGEALFFQSGLLVVYGALIWLLFHAFIVSYEEPHLREKFGEEYDRYSTETPRWFPRLRRA; encoded by the coding sequence ATGCACCCTCTGGCCCGGTCTGCACTCTTTACGCTCATCGGGCCGGGGACGGTCACCGTCCTCGTGCCATACATCCTTCTCACGGGCTTTCCGTTGATGTTCGTCCTGTCACTTGGCCCGCTTCGCTATCTCGGCATCACCCTCTTTCTCATCGGCATCGGCATTTACACGACGACGGTTGCGTTGTTCGCGGCCGCTGGGGGCACGCCGGCCCCCTCTGACGAACCGCAGTCGCTGGTCTCCGCGGGTCTCTACGGCGTCGTCCGCAATCCTATGTACGTGGGCGTTCTCTCGATCGTGTTCGGTGAGGCGCTGTTTTTCCAGTCGGGGCTGTTGGTGGTGTATGGCGCGCTCATCTGGCTGTTGTTTCACGCCTTCATCGTCTCCTACGAGGAGCCTCACCTCCGCGAAAAGTTTGGTGAGGAGTACGACCGCTACAGCACCGAGACGCCGCGCTGGTTTCCGCGGCTTCGCCGGGCGTAG
- a CDS encoding carotenoid oxygenase family protein, which translates to MNGYGRGFSSLTEERSEASLLIVGAIPDWLRGTLIRNGPAHFELGDGRVTHWFDGLAMIRKFTFDDGTVTYANRFLRTETYKARKQGHLGPGEFASASTTGFLAKLKSIIVPETTDNANVTVVELGSRMVALTEVPRAIAFDPETLATREAVAFDDELSGHVMTAHVHHDTAREETIGLLTKFGKPSTYIVYRVADGSLCREEIASVSVSRPAYIHSIGLTDRYVILTEAPFTVNPLSFLKLGNDGFIEHFTWDGTDETRFIIIDRENGRVVATPRAPSFFTFHHVNAFEREGHIVVDLVAYPNPDIIDGLYLDRLERGEFKGLVGELRRYTLPTAGTERVECEPLSEIAMELPTIAPTVRRQPHRYVYGQGSVMDGDGFSNYLVKADVESGSSAIWTAQETFCGEPVFVPRPAGEREDDGVVLSVILDTAGEQSSLLVLDGETFSELARAPLPHVLPFDFHGAFFDHVW; encoded by the coding sequence ATGAACGGGTATGGGCGGGGATTTTCGTCGCTCACAGAGGAGCGATCCGAAGCGTCGCTGCTCATCGTGGGTGCGATACCCGACTGGCTCAGGGGAACGCTCATCCGAAACGGCCCGGCCCACTTCGAACTCGGTGACGGGCGCGTCACCCACTGGTTCGACGGGTTGGCGATGATCAGGAAGTTCACGTTTGACGACGGTACTGTCACGTATGCGAATCGCTTTCTCCGCACCGAGACGTACAAGGCGCGCAAGCAGGGGCACCTCGGGCCGGGCGAGTTCGCCTCCGCGTCAACGACGGGCTTTCTCGCGAAACTCAAGTCGATTATCGTCCCGGAGACGACAGACAACGCCAACGTCACCGTGGTGGAACTCGGCTCGCGCATGGTCGCGCTCACCGAAGTCCCGCGCGCCATCGCGTTCGACCCAGAAACCTTAGCAACGCGCGAAGCGGTCGCCTTCGATGACGAACTGTCGGGCCACGTCATGACCGCCCACGTCCACCATGACACCGCGCGAGAAGAGACGATTGGCCTGCTCACGAAGTTTGGCAAGCCGAGTACATACATCGTCTATCGCGTGGCGGACGGGAGCCTCTGCCGTGAGGAAATCGCATCGGTCAGCGTTTCGCGTCCGGCGTACATTCACAGCATCGGCCTCACCGACCGTTACGTCATCCTCACGGAAGCGCCGTTTACGGTGAACCCGCTCAGTTTCCTGAAACTCGGCAACGACGGCTTCATCGAACACTTCACTTGGGACGGCACCGACGAGACGCGATTTATCATCATCGACCGCGAAAACGGCCGCGTCGTCGCCACCCCTCGGGCGCCGTCATTTTTCACGTTTCACCACGTAAACGCCTTCGAGCGCGAGGGACACATCGTCGTAGACCTCGTGGCCTACCCCAATCCCGACATCATCGACGGCCTCTATCTCGACCGGCTCGAACGCGGCGAGTTCAAAGGACTCGTTGGCGAACTCAGACGCTACACGCTGCCGACTGCTGGCACAGAACGGGTCGAGTGTGAGCCGCTGTCCGAGATTGCGATGGAGTTGCCAACCATCGCACCGACCGTCCGCAGACAGCCCCACCGCTACGTCTACGGGCAAGGAAGCGTCATGGACGGCGACGGCTTTTCGAACTACCTCGTCAAAGCCGACGTGGAGTCGGGGTCGAGCGCAATCTGGACGGCCCAAGAGACGTTCTGTGGCGAACCCGTCTTCGTTCCGAGACCGGCCGGGGAGCGCGAAGACGATGGGGTAGTGCTCTCGGTGATTCTCGACACCGCAGGCGAGCAGTCGTCGCTGCTCGTGTTAGACGGCGAGACGTTCAGCGAACTCGCCAGAGCGCCGCTTCCCCACGTCTTGCCCTTTGATTTTCACGGCGCGTTTTTCGACCACGTCTGGTAA
- a CDS encoding WD40/YVTN/BNR-like repeat-containing protein — MASNTPSPPRVGDTTIPDALTATTFLATTDGGIARASFEDREWGVSHELVTKDVRCLAVDPTTPAILYAGTQGDGVYQSVDGGETWEFLGLDGVVVKSLAVSPHDSAVIYAGAKPAAIYVSRDGGLTWTKPPGFSKIPGRRLWFSPAEPPFVTAYVQAIALSPTDPTLVLAGIEFGAVVRSTDGGETWTGHRPGAIRDCHSLAFHATDGTRVYEGGAGLRGRAGATSTDGGETWIAPTNGLDRSYGWAVTADPEDPTTWYLSASTGPFAAHGEENARAYIYRWQENGPWERLAGGLPQPSFAMPYALCTLPGEPGLVVAGMSDGSVWYSATSGDAWERLPFSLGSIHRSLVLAR, encoded by the coding sequence ATGGCGAGTAACACACCGAGTCCGCCACGAGTTGGCGACACGACGATTCCAGACGCACTGACTGCAACCACGTTCCTCGCAACGACGGACGGGGGTATCGCACGGGCCAGTTTCGAAGACCGCGAGTGGGGGGTCTCACACGAGCTTGTCACCAAAGACGTGCGCTGTCTCGCAGTAGACCCGACCACTCCGGCGATACTGTACGCCGGAACGCAGGGAGACGGGGTGTATCAATCGGTAGACGGTGGCGAGACGTGGGAGTTTCTTGGCCTCGACGGCGTGGTCGTGAAATCGCTCGCGGTGAGTCCACACGACTCGGCGGTCATCTACGCCGGGGCGAAACCCGCGGCCATCTACGTATCGAGAGATGGAGGACTGACGTGGACGAAGCCACCGGGCTTTTCGAAGATTCCCGGCCGTCGGCTCTGGTTTTCACCGGCCGAACCGCCGTTCGTGACGGCGTACGTCCAAGCGATTGCCCTGTCGCCAACCGACCCGACCCTCGTCCTCGCAGGGATTGAGTTCGGCGCGGTCGTCAGAAGCACCGACGGTGGCGAGACGTGGACTGGGCACCGGCCAGGTGCGATTCGCGACTGTCACAGCCTCGCGTTCCACGCCACCGACGGCACCCGCGTGTACGAAGGCGGTGCCGGGTTACGGGGGCGGGCAGGAGCGACGAGCACTGACGGCGGAGAGACGTGGATTGCACCGACGAACGGCCTCGACCGGTCGTACGGCTGGGCGGTCACAGCAGACCCCGAAGACCCAACGACGTGGTATCTGTCGGCTTCGACCGGCCCGTTCGCGGCTCACGGCGAAGAAAACGCCCGCGCCTACATCTACCGCTGGCAGGAAAATGGGCCGTGGGAACGACTCGCCGGAGGCTTGCCACAGCCGTCGTTTGCGATGCCGTATGCGCTCTGTACGCTCCCGGGCGAACCCGGCCTCGTCGTCGCGGGGATGAGCGACGGGTCGGTCTGGTACTCGGCCACCTCCGGCGACGCGTGGGAGCGACTCCCGTTCTCGCTCGGGTCGATTCACCGGTCGCTCGTGCTCGCGCGCTGA
- a CDS encoding VOC family protein, producing MLTDVTHATVLVADVDEALEFYTEKFGFEKRANEEFAPGMRWVTVAPEGGRTELALKAPTEDFFGDEAAKLRERIGQGTVTVLATDDCRETVATLEGNGVTVTNAPEEVPWGVSAMVEDCYGNPYNLVEER from the coding sequence ATGCTCACCGACGTAACCCACGCGACCGTTCTGGTCGCAGACGTAGACGAAGCACTCGAGTTCTACACCGAGAAATTCGGCTTCGAGAAACGCGCGAACGAGGAGTTCGCCCCCGGCATGCGCTGGGTGACGGTTGCGCCCGAAGGCGGAAGGACAGAGCTCGCCCTCAAAGCGCCAACCGAGGACTTTTTCGGAGACGAAGCCGCGAAACTCCGCGAGCGAATCGGACAGGGAACCGTCACCGTCCTCGCCACTGATGACTGCCGCGAGACAGTTGCAACGCTCGAAGGAAACGGCGTGACGGTGACAAACGCGCCCGAAGAAGTGCCGTGGGGCGTCTCTGCGATGGTCGAGGACTGCTACGGCAACCCCTACAATCTCGTCGAAGAGCGCTGA
- a CDS encoding alpha/beta hydrolase family protein, with protein MRVHFADETFDYQTLRATAYAPYEGSSLGECLSTAERIDAGEFESWHTEWRRTADRVASEAERARDEGRDETARGAFFRAHTYYRTAEFFLAGDDARRLPTYDRSRETFRAALDFLDTPVETVELPFEDTAISGYLFAPDDSEEPRPTLVCLGGFDSIAEELYFLCGVPAALERGYACFIFDGPGQGDLLRYESMRARTEWETVVGPVLDFLETEPVVDASNIALLGVSMGGFYAPRAAAFDDRVAACIAFDHCYDLWAASAYGQEAVASLFTYLPGALVNGVAALAARVDAGSRWQRQNAEWVFGTDMAGLLSTLKAYSLRDVAHRITCPTLALAGEDDHLIPLPLVYEFVDAIAGPTTLRVFEEHEGAADHCQLGNLPLAHGVIYDWLDETLT; from the coding sequence ATGCGCGTCCACTTTGCCGACGAGACGTTCGACTATCAGACGCTCAGAGCCACTGCGTACGCGCCCTACGAGGGGAGTTCACTTGGCGAGTGCCTCTCCACCGCAGAACGCATCGATGCGGGTGAGTTCGAGTCGTGGCACACCGAGTGGCGACGCACCGCAGATCGGGTCGCGAGCGAGGCAGAACGCGCCCGTGACGAGGGACGCGACGAGACCGCCCGCGGCGCGTTCTTCCGAGCGCACACCTACTACCGGACGGCCGAGTTCTTCTTAGCGGGTGACGACGCGCGACGCCTGCCCACCTACGACCGAAGCCGTGAAACGTTCCGCGCCGCACTCGACTTCCTCGACACGCCCGTCGAAACGGTCGAACTTCCCTTCGAGGACACGGCGATTTCGGGGTATCTGTTCGCGCCCGACGACAGCGAGGAGCCTCGCCCGACGCTCGTCTGTCTCGGCGGCTTCGACTCGATAGCCGAAGAACTCTACTTCCTGTGTGGCGTGCCCGCGGCGCTCGAACGCGGCTACGCCTGCTTCATCTTCGACGGCCCCGGACAGGGCGATCTGCTCAGATACGAGTCGATGCGGGCGCGAACGGAGTGGGAAACGGTCGTCGGGCCGGTACTCGACTTTCTTGAGACGGAACCCGTCGTCGATGCGTCGAATATCGCCCTGCTCGGCGTCAGCATGGGCGGGTTTTACGCCCCGCGGGCTGCCGCGTTCGACGACCGAGTGGCGGCGTGCATCGCGTTCGACCACTGCTACGACCTCTGGGCGGCGTCTGCCTACGGACAAGAAGCCGTTGCGAGCCTGTTCACGTACCTGCCGGGTGCGCTCGTAAACGGCGTCGCGGCGCTTGCTGCCCGCGTCGATGCCGGGTCGCGCTGGCAACGGCAGAACGCAGAATGGGTGTTCGGCACGGACATGGCTGGCCTCCTCTCTACGCTCAAAGCCTACTCACTCAGAGACGTCGCTCATCGAATCACCTGTCCGACGCTCGCGCTCGCTGGGGAGGACGACCACCTGATCCCCCTCCCGCTCGTCTATGAGTTCGTGGACGCGATAGCCGGGCCGACCACCCTGCGCGTGTTCGAGGAACACGAGGGCGCAGCAGACCACTGTCAGTTGGGGAATCTCCCGCTCGCCCACGGCGTCATCTACGACTGGCTTGACGAGACGCTCACCTGA
- a CDS encoding alpha/beta fold hydrolase — MPRTDEFVTVADTEIHYSSWGNTDDPPVVCVHGLSRVGRDFDPLARRLADDYWVVCPDMPGRGLSEWPTDDATYGPEAMGALLVAFCDALDIDTMRWVGTSMGGMLGIGLAAGPLADRITHLVVNDVGPAPSEDDAADEGLDRIIEYLTNPPSFSRFSELEAYYRETYATYSEMTDAEWRRFTRESMRRLETGAFTPAYDPRVVEPLLTAEPPADPWAMWEAIEADLFILRGKTSDILAAETFEEMKERQPDAETLEIDSGHAPSLNTPEQIRPIREFFRG, encoded by the coding sequence ATGCCCCGGACTGACGAGTTCGTCACGGTCGCAGACACAGAGATACACTATTCGTCGTGGGGGAATACAGACGACCCGCCCGTCGTGTGCGTCCATGGCCTCTCGCGTGTCGGGCGCGACTTCGACCCGCTCGCCCGGCGCTTAGCAGACGACTACTGGGTGGTGTGTCCTGACATGCCCGGCCGCGGCCTGAGCGAGTGGCCAACCGACGACGCGACCTACGGCCCTGAAGCGATGGGGGCGCTCCTCGTCGCGTTCTGTGACGCCCTTGACATCGATACGATGCGCTGGGTCGGCACGTCGATGGGCGGGATGCTCGGAATCGGTCTCGCCGCAGGCCCACTCGCAGACCGCATCACCCACCTCGTCGTGAACGACGTCGGGCCAGCTCCCAGCGAAGACGACGCCGCAGACGAAGGGTTAGACCGCATCATCGAGTACCTCACAAATCCACCGTCGTTCTCTCGGTTCTCCGAACTCGAAGCCTACTACCGAGAGACGTACGCGACTTACAGCGAGATGACGGACGCAGAGTGGCGACGCTTTACGCGCGAATCGATGCGACGGCTTGAAACGGGAGCGTTCACCCCCGCCTACGACCCGCGCGTGGTCGAACCACTCTTGACCGCAGAACCGCCAGCAGACCCGTGGGCGATGTGGGAGGCGATTGAGGCAGACTTGTTCATCCTCCGGGGGAAAACCTCGGACATTCTCGCTGCAGAAACGTTCGAGGAGATGAAAGAGCGCCAGCCGGATGCAGAGACGCTCGAAATCGACTCGGGGCACGCCCCGTCGCTGAACACGCCCGAGCAGATTCGGCCGATTCGCGAGTTTTTCAGGGGTTAG
- a CDS encoding carboxymuconolactone decarboxylase family protein, which translates to MARVPYLDFDNLSPDAAALIEETSLGPLNVFRALANNPAALATLTKSAGVLWTEAGLDNRGAEFVILTVARATDNAYEWHQHVELGLDAGLTTADLHAINTGTLDALSPEDAALYSYVTAYVDGAVDDAVHEQLAEFFDDSAVVGITMLAGEYLALARTIDALDIEVEGEFVGWDLKNLDTTA; encoded by the coding sequence ATGGCTCGCGTTCCGTATCTCGATTTTGACAACCTTTCTCCGGACGCCGCGGCGCTCATCGAGGAGACCAGCCTCGGGCCGCTAAACGTGTTCCGGGCGCTCGCGAACAACCCGGCCGCCCTCGCCACCCTCACGAAGTCTGCGGGAGTGCTCTGGACGGAGGCCGGACTCGACAATCGTGGCGCAGAGTTCGTCATCCTCACCGTCGCTCGCGCCACGGACAACGCTTACGAGTGGCACCAACACGTCGAACTCGGCCTCGATGCAGGGCTCACCACAGCAGACCTGCACGCAATCAACACGGGTACCCTCGACGCACTGTCGCCCGAAGACGCCGCGCTCTATTCGTACGTCACCGCCTACGTAGACGGCGCCGTCGATGACGCAGTTCACGAGCAGTTGGCAGAATTCTTCGACGACAGTGCAGTCGTCGGCATCACCATGCTCGCAGGCGAGTACCTCGCCCTCGCGCGAACCATCGACGCCCTCGACATCGAAGTCGAAGGCGAATTCGTCGGATGGGATCTCAAAAACCTCGATACGACAGCCTGA
- the arcD gene encoding arginine/ornithine antiporter ArcD yields MSSPSFTPLGYDDIDPELRPSLGIALLPVLAVLVFLGIGSAVLQLSPHVPLLWSIIFVGALAHFYLGFSWDALAEGLTRGLLMGKQALFIIFVIYAVIATWVSAGTIPALMYFGLDLLTPVIFLPVTALLAGIVAFSIGSSWTTVGTLGVAFVGIGSGLGVPAPMTVGAILSGAYAGDKQSPLSDTTNLAAGVTNTNLFDHIRAMRNSTILAFGLALVGYAILGLRSHGSIPTGQIAEIQGALAGTYSLSPVVFLPLLVTFGLALKRYPAIPTLVAGVLTGVFTTIVVQGASFTGAWTIFMNGTSPETGSELVNGLLATGGLTGSAWTITVVVAALSLGGLLERTGVLAVLAYHLSKGVTSVGGLVAGTGAAAILTNLLTSQQYMSIVVPGLTLRDVYAEYDLESEDLSRAIEAAGTPTGALIPWHAGALFMAQATGVPTLAGSFGLAGYAPYYFFGFLSPLILFAIAATGWGLSERTAKTGTAQPAD; encoded by the coding sequence ATGAGTTCACCATCGTTCACCCCGCTCGGGTACGACGACATCGACCCCGAGTTGCGACCGTCGCTCGGTATCGCGCTGCTTCCCGTGCTCGCCGTGCTCGTGTTCCTCGGCATCGGCTCTGCGGTGCTTCAACTCTCACCGCACGTGCCGTTGCTCTGGAGCATCATCTTCGTCGGCGCGCTGGCACACTTCTACCTCGGCTTTAGCTGGGACGCGCTCGCTGAGGGGTTGACCCGCGGCCTGCTGATGGGCAAACAGGCGCTGTTCATCATCTTCGTCATCTACGCCGTGATTGCGACGTGGGTCAGCGCCGGCACCATCCCCGCGCTCATGTACTTCGGCCTCGACCTGCTCACGCCGGTCATCTTCCTGCCCGTGACCGCGTTGCTCGCGGGCATCGTCGCCTTCTCTATCGGCTCGTCGTGGACCACCGTGGGCACCCTCGGCGTCGCCTTCGTCGGCATCGGCTCCGGGCTTGGCGTCCCCGCCCCGATGACCGTCGGAGCGATTCTCTCGGGAGCCTACGCCGGTGACAAACAGTCGCCGCTCTCTGACACCACGAACCTCGCCGCCGGGGTCACGAACACGAACCTGTTCGACCACATCCGGGCGATGCGAAACAGCACGATTCTGGCGTTCGGCCTCGCACTCGTGGGCTACGCCATTTTGGGCCTGCGCTCGCACGGCTCCATCCCCACCGGCCAAATCGCCGAGATTCAGGGCGCGCTCGCGGGCACCTACTCGCTCAGCCCCGTCGTGTTCCTCCCGCTGCTCGTCACCTTCGGCCTCGCGCTCAAACGCTATCCCGCAATTCCGACGCTCGTCGCGGGCGTGCTCACTGGCGTGTTCACCACCATCGTCGTCCAAGGCGCATCCTTCACCGGGGCGTGGACGATATTCATGAACGGCACGAGCCCGGAAACCGGCTCAGAACTCGTAAACGGCCTGCTCGCAACCGGCGGGCTGACCGGCTCTGCGTGGACGATTACCGTCGTCGTCGCCGCGCTCTCGCTCGGTGGCCTGCTCGAACGCACGGGCGTTCTCGCCGTGCTCGCCTACCACCTCTCGAAAGGCGTCACGAGCGTCGGCGGCCTCGTCGCCGGAACGGGCGCAGCCGCCATCCTGACGAACCTGCTCACTTCCCAGCAGTATATGAGTATCGTCGTCCCCGGCCTGACCCTCCGTGATGTGTACGCGGAGTACGACCTCGAGAGCGAAGACCTCTCTCGCGCCATCGAAGCCGCCGGAACGCCAACCGGCGCGCTCATCCCGTGGCACGCAGGCGCGCTGTTCATGGCCCAAGCGACGGGCGTGCCCACGCTCGCCGGGAGCTTCGGCCTCGCAGGCTACGCGCCGTACTACTTCTTCGGCTTCCTCTCGCCGCTCATTCTATTCGCCATCGCGGCGACGGGATGGGGTCTCTCCGAGCGGACGGCGAAAACAGGCACCGCTCAGCCCGCTGACTAA
- a CDS encoding ion transporter: protein MAGHASAVDELTSRERVRFYLVDHQTLVGKTIDVALLSLILVFIALFILETYAFAEPYMPILFQLEVAISFVFLGEYLLRIYSARNRLAEVLNPYTMIDLLAIAPTLLIFLFPTVDLVVFNVGFLRVLRVVRALRFYRFTADEEFFFGTVSLSSLRAMKLALTVLTIFFVSAGLFYSFEHQLNPTVNNFGDAFYFVVVTLTTVGFGDITPITDAGRWVTVSAIIVGIIIIPWQASRIIKEWTYKERVNVVCENCGLAYHDRDASHCKACGHVIYQQYDSRE from the coding sequence ATGGCTGGTCACGCCTCGGCTGTCGATGAGCTCACGTCCCGCGAGCGGGTTCGCTTCTATCTGGTTGACCACCAGACGCTCGTCGGGAAGACCATCGACGTCGCGCTCCTCTCACTGATTCTCGTCTTCATCGCGTTGTTTATCCTTGAAACCTACGCGTTCGCAGAGCCGTACATGCCCATCTTGTTCCAGCTTGAAGTGGCGATTAGCTTCGTCTTCCTCGGTGAGTACCTGCTTCGCATCTACAGCGCCCGAAATCGACTCGCAGAGGTGCTCAACCCCTACACGATGATTGACTTGCTCGCCATTGCCCCCACGCTGCTCATCTTCTTGTTTCCGACCGTCGACCTCGTCGTGTTCAACGTCGGCTTCCTGCGAGTGCTCCGGGTGGTGCGGGCGCTTCGCTTCTACCGGTTTACCGCAGACGAGGAGTTCTTCTTCGGCACGGTGTCGCTCTCTTCGTTGCGGGCGATGAAACTCGCACTCACCGTCCTGACCATTTTCTTCGTCTCAGCCGGGTTGTTCTACAGCTTCGAACACCAGTTGAACCCGACGGTCAACAACTTCGGCGACGCCTTCTACTTCGTCGTCGTCACGCTCACGACGGTCGGATTCGGGGACATCACGCCAATCACCGACGCCGGGCGCTGGGTGACGGTCTCTGCCATCATCGTCGGCATCATCATCATCCCGTGGCAGGCGAGTCGCATCATCAAAGAGTGGACGTACAAAGAGCGCGTCAACGTCGTCTGTGAGAACTGTGGGCTTGCTTACCACGACCGGGACGCCTCCCACTGCAAGGCGTGTGGGCACGTCATTTACCAGCAGTACGACTCGCGGGAGTGA
- a CDS encoding ester cyclase, whose product MAPEISPEQRNRSLSLRLFTDYLMRGEDVIDEVVAPDFRGHGFGGHDGEVVGPAGLREYFGETIGTLWYDIHDQVATDDTVVTRWTVHTPRDIVRGGPSPTGGETEMSGITIDRFESGKLQETWMQADYLHLYRQLGLVSEPEL is encoded by the coding sequence ATGGCACCGGAAATTTCCCCCGAGCAGCGCAATCGTAGCCTCAGTTTGCGGCTGTTCACCGACTATCTGATGCGTGGTGAGGATGTGATAGACGAAGTCGTCGCCCCCGACTTCAGAGGCCACGGCTTTGGCGGCCACGACGGCGAAGTGGTTGGCCCGGCCGGGCTCAGAGAGTACTTCGGTGAGACGATTGGCACGCTCTGGTACGACATCCACGACCAGGTCGCAACGGACGACACGGTCGTAACACGATGGACAGTCCACACCCCGAGAGACATCGTCCGCGGCGGCCCGTCACCGACGGGTGGCGAAACGGAGATGTCCGGTATCACAATCGACCGCTTCGAATCAGGAAAGCTACAAGAGACGTGGATGCAGGCGGACTACCTCCACCTGTATCGCCAACTCGGGCTCGTCAGCGAGCCGGAGCTGTGA
- a CDS encoding antibiotic biosynthesis monooxygenase yields the protein MAHMLVHHRVKDYPTWKKTFDEHAATRKKNGERSHELFCSDDDPNDVTILMEFDTEAHARGFAESDDLRQVMERAGVVGKPEISYLTHVERFAS from the coding sequence ATGGCACACATGCTCGTCCATCACCGAGTGAAGGACTATCCAACGTGGAAAAAGACGTTCGACGAACACGCAGCGACTCGAAAGAAAAACGGGGAACGAAGCCACGAACTGTTCTGCAGTGACGACGACCCGAACGACGTGACCATCCTCATGGAGTTCGACACCGAAGCCCACGCGCGCGGCTTTGCAGAGTCGGACGACCTGCGACAGGTCATGGAGCGGGCGGGTGTTGTTGGGAAGCCGGAAATCTCCTACCTCACCCACGTAGAGCGCTTCGCATCGTAG
- a CDS encoding FAD-binding oxidoreductase: MAVREVRIDESAIETLAMEFRGELIRPGDPTYDEARTIWNAAIDKHPGLIARCAGVADVIAAVNFAREQDILVAVKGAGHNIAGNALCDDGLVIDLSGMNAVRIDPEAKTARVEPGATLGDFDHEAQAFGLATPLGINSTTGVAGLTLGGGFGWLTRAYGMTIDNLRSVDLVTSAGTLLHVSETEHPDLFWGIRGGSGNFGVVTSFEYDLHEVGPEVLCGPLVYDAADGKSVIQQVREFNKTAPDELSAWIVLRQVPPLPFIDEADVGKDAIIVVPFYVGDIAEGEELIKPLRELGTLLGDGVGPAPYEAFQQAFDPLLEAGLRNYWKTHNFEDLSDEVIDIALDFSSRLPSPMSEIFLIQLGGEMGRVSHDATAYPHRDASYVINVHTRWDDPALDETCKAWAREFYDAQEPNAQGGAYVNFISESEGEEALAYGDNYDRLAELKKAYDPHNLFRVNQNVKPMA, translated from the coding sequence ATGGCAGTTCGAGAAGTACGTATCGACGAAAGTGCAATCGAGACGCTCGCGATGGAGTTCCGAGGAGAGTTGATTCGACCGGGCGACCCGACATACGACGAGGCGCGGACGATTTGGAATGCGGCTATCGACAAGCACCCCGGGCTCATCGCCCGCTGTGCTGGCGTGGCAGATGTCATCGCGGCGGTCAACTTCGCCCGCGAGCAGGACATTCTGGTGGCGGTGAAGGGGGCCGGGCACAACATCGCCGGGAACGCGTTGTGTGACGACGGGTTGGTCATCGACCTCTCGGGGATGAACGCGGTGCGGATAGACCCCGAGGCGAAGACGGCGCGCGTCGAACCCGGTGCGACGCTCGGTGATTTCGACCACGAGGCACAGGCGTTCGGGCTTGCGACGCCGCTCGGCATCAACTCGACGACGGGGGTGGCGGGCCTCACCCTCGGTGGTGGGTTTGGCTGGCTCACTCGGGCGTACGGCATGACCATCGACAACCTGCGGTCGGTCGACCTCGTCACCTCCGCCGGGACGCTGCTCCACGTAAGCGAGACCGAACACCCAGACCTGTTCTGGGGGATTCGCGGCGGCAGCGGCAACTTCGGCGTCGTGACGTCCTTCGAGTACGACCTCCACGAAGTCGGTCCGGAAGTGCTCTGTGGCCCGCTCGTCTACGACGCGGCAGATGGGAAGTCGGTGATACAACAAGTTCGTGAGTTCAACAAAACCGCACCCGACGAACTCTCGGCGTGGATCGTGTTGAGACAAGTTCCGCCGCTTCCATTCATCGACGAAGCGGACGTGGGCAAGGACGCAATCATCGTCGTTCCGTTCTACGTAGGCGACATAGCTGAGGGTGAGGAACTCATCAAGCCGCTCCGTGAACTGGGCACCCTCCTCGGCGACGGCGTCGGCCCAGCGCCATACGAAGCCTTCCAACAGGCGTTCGACCCGCTGCTCGAAGCCGGGCTTCGCAACTACTGGAAGACGCACAACTTCGAAGACCTGAGCGACGAGGTCATCGACATCGCACTCGACTTCTCGTCAAGACTCCCGTCGCCGATGTCCGAGATCTTCCTCATCCAACTCGGCGGAGAGATGGGACGAGTTTCTCACGATGCGACGGCGTATCCACACCGCGATGCGAGTTACGTAATAAACGTCCACACGCGCTGGGATGACCCGGCACTCGATGAGACCTGCAAGGCGTGGGCCAGAGAGTTCTACGACGCCCAAGAACCCAACGCCCAAGGTGGGGCGTACGTCAACTTCATCAGCGAGAGCGAAGGCGAAGAAGCGCTCGCGTACGGTGACAACTACGACCGTCTCGCGGAACTCAAGAAGGCATACGACCCGCACAACCTGTTCCGGGTGAACCAGAACGTGAAGCCAATGGCCTGA